A stretch of the Dehalococcoidia bacterium genome encodes the following:
- a CDS encoding Uma2 family endonuclease encodes MLEVASASTAERDLGSKRDDYAAFGIPEYWRFDETGEHYGERLAGERLVEGEYRPIEIANLAGGILQGRSDVLALDLRWHDGRLEWYAPGTGRHIATFDDERAARIQAETRVERAEARADTAEARSRQLEEELRRLRGE; translated from the coding sequence GTGCTTGAGGTTGCGTCTGCGAGTACGGCCGAGAGGGATCTGGGCTCGAAGCGCGACGACTACGCCGCCTTCGGCATACCCGAGTACTGGCGTTTCGACGAGACGGGCGAACATTACGGTGAGCGCCTCGCCGGTGAGCGTCTTGTGGAAGGTGAGTACCGGCCGATAGAGATCGCCAATCTCGCTGGGGGCATCCTTCAGGGCCGCAGCGACGTGCTGGCCCTGGACCTCCGGTGGCATGACGGCCGACTGGAGTGGTACGCCCCCGGGACCGGTCGCCACATCGCTACCTTCGATGATGAGCGTGCGGCTCGGATACAGGCAGAAACCCGGGTCGAGCGTGCCGAGGCCCGCGCGGATACCGCCGAAGCCCGCAGCCGCCAGCTCGAGGAGGAGCTGCGACGACTGCGTGGCGAGTAG